The following are from one region of the Aquirufa lenticrescens genome:
- a CDS encoding zinc dependent phospholipase C family protein, with product MKLNNKCCLKIYVFILCVLTAHAETRGTWGFFGHRKINLLATYTLPPSLYSFYRRHHKELQELAVLPDSRRYILDAEAARHYIDLDQYDLNQVSFSTWEQMLRKRPDDSLQKHGIVPWHIPIVYQRLVQAFLKKDTLQIIKLSAELGHYVADSHVPLHTSSNYDGQKTGQSGLHSFWESRIPEILGNQLDQFSGPATFVPDVQHSAWTWVLASHKQLPLLFSMATKVGAQLKDGEKYSFEQKGQALVKIQSLKYSLAYHKSLNRQIETRFLAAIQHVGDLWYSAWLTAGQPSFE from the coding sequence ATGAAATTAAATAACAAGTGCTGTCTTAAAATTTATGTGTTTATTCTTTGTGTATTAACGGCACACGCTGAAACTAGAGGCACTTGGGGATTCTTTGGTCATCGCAAAATCAATTTGCTGGCCACCTATACCTTACCTCCTAGCCTCTATTCCTTTTATCGTAGACATCATAAAGAACTACAAGAGCTTGCCGTTCTACCGGATTCCAGACGGTATATCCTTGATGCAGAGGCGGCTAGACATTACATTGACCTCGACCAATATGACCTTAATCAAGTCAGTTTTAGTACTTGGGAACAAATGTTACGCAAAAGACCAGACGATTCACTTCAGAAGCATGGGATTGTTCCATGGCATATTCCCATTGTCTATCAAAGACTAGTGCAAGCGTTCCTTAAAAAGGATACGCTACAAATAATTAAACTATCGGCAGAATTAGGACATTACGTGGCAGATTCTCACGTTCCATTACACACGAGTTCGAATTACGATGGTCAAAAAACGGGACAAAGTGGCCTGCACAGTTTTTGGGAATCGCGTATTCCAGAAATTCTAGGGAATCAATTAGATCAATTTAGTGGACCTGCCACCTTCGTTCCAGATGTACAACATAGCGCATGGACCTGGGTGCTTGCTTCCCACAAACAATTGCCCCTATTGTTTTCAATGGCTACTAAAGTGGGTGCTCAATTAAAAGATGGTGAAAAATATAGCTTTGAGCAAAAAGGACAGGCTTTAGTTAAAATACAGAGCCTGAAATACAGTCTAGCGTATCACAAGTCACTAAATCGCCAAATTGAAACGAGGTTTTTGGCCGCCATTCAGCATGTAGGTGATTTGTGGTATTCCGCTTGGTTAACTGCAGGACAACCATCTTTCGAATAA
- the lepB gene encoding signal peptidase I — protein sequence MKETKETPKKQKSAFREWLDSVAFAVVAATLIRFFVFEAYTIPTPSMESSLMVGDFLFVSKLHYGVRTPKTPLQLPLTHQKIWFTNIPSYLRWLDLPIYRLPGFSSVKQGDAVVFNVPNFEEDGDAPVDLRTFYVKRCVATPGDVLEVRDQQVIVNGKAMENPERMQHPIFMKTKENLDDKFFEAYGIRNAPDASYDSADWLPLAEPDSQNVLWGYKLNTSKAMMDEMNALPFNKTFDTNLFKDPKGVTFVDIFPHDTTLYKWNRDFYGPLKVPAKGLTVPLTPGNVALYSEAIQKYEGNKNVVVNGYQISIDGKAITSYTFKQDYYFMMGDNRHNSADSRFWGFVPSDHIVGKAFFVWMSIDANKSLFSWKFWEVIRWNRLFRFVN from the coding sequence ATGAAGGAAACGAAAGAAACACCTAAAAAACAAAAATCGGCATTCAGAGAGTGGTTAGATTCGGTAGCATTTGCTGTAGTGGCAGCCACCTTAATTCGCTTTTTTGTATTCGAAGCCTATACAATTCCAACTCCTTCCATGGAGAGTTCTTTGATGGTAGGGGACTTCTTATTTGTGAGTAAGCTTCACTACGGGGTGCGCACGCCTAAGACACCTTTGCAATTACCTTTAACTCATCAAAAGATTTGGTTTACGAACATTCCCTCCTATTTACGTTGGCTAGATTTACCTATTTACCGACTTCCCGGATTCTCCTCTGTGAAGCAAGGTGATGCGGTGGTCTTTAATGTGCCTAATTTCGAGGAAGATGGAGATGCGCCTGTGGATTTGCGTACGTTTTATGTGAAACGCTGCGTGGCGACTCCTGGTGATGTTTTGGAGGTTCGTGACCAACAAGTAATCGTCAATGGAAAAGCGATGGAAAATCCAGAACGGATGCAGCATCCTATTTTCATGAAGACGAAGGAGAATTTAGATGATAAATTCTTCGAAGCATATGGTATTCGCAATGCACCTGACGCGAGCTATGACTCAGCTGATTGGTTGCCTTTAGCAGAACCAGATTCGCAAAATGTGCTTTGGGGTTATAAATTGAATACGTCCAAAGCAATGATGGATGAAATGAATGCTTTACCTTTCAACAAAACGTTTGATACAAATTTATTCAAAGATCCTAAGGGGGTAACCTTTGTGGATATTTTCCCGCACGATACCACTTTATATAAATGGAACCGTGATTTCTATGGCCCGTTAAAAGTACCTGCAAAAGGTTTGACAGTGCCTTTGACACCAGGTAATGTGGCTTTGTATAGCGAGGCGATTCAGAAATACGAAGGAAATAAGAATGTGGTCGTGAATGGCTATCAAATTTCTATTGACGGTAAAGCAATTACCTCATACACTTTCAAACAAGATTACTATTTTATGATGGGTGATAATCGCCATAATTCAGCTGATTCGCGCTTCTGGGGTTTTGTTCCTTCAGACCATATTGTCGGAAAAGCGTTCTTTGTTTGGATGTCAATTGATGCGAATAAGTCTTTATTCTCTTGGAAGTTCTGGGAGGTTATCCGCTGGAATCGACTTTTCAGATTTGTTAACTAA
- a CDS encoding DUF5683 domain-containing protein, whose amino-acid sequence MYFRYFLLVLLIPLGLHAKDVKDSIQLKPVVKAVTKPYKIIPRQATLKSLMIPGWGQLYNRQYWKLPLVAGAFVSLGMIANWNDVRYSKYRAYYYEVSNHPDDPTYKPPTTVAVPYEDGTIRDLDVNQLKRLTDGYRRNRDYTYIGMVLAWTLNVVDANVSAHLKTFDVSDDISLKVKPTVDYQPFSQSLVSGLTLTFNFK is encoded by the coding sequence ATGTACTTTCGGTACTTCCTGCTAGTTTTGTTGATACCGTTAGGCCTGCACGCGAAGGATGTGAAGGATTCGATTCAATTGAAACCGGTGGTGAAAGCCGTAACCAAACCTTATAAAATCATTCCGCGACAAGCCACGCTTAAGTCCTTAATGATTCCTGGTTGGGGGCAATTGTATAACAGGCAATATTGGAAATTACCTCTTGTCGCTGGGGCATTTGTATCCTTAGGTATGATTGCGAATTGGAATGATGTCCGCTATTCAAAGTATAGAGCCTATTATTACGAAGTTTCTAACCACCCGGATGATCCTACGTATAAACCACCTACGACAGTGGCGGTTCCTTATGAGGATGGAACGATTCGGGATTTAGATGTCAATCAGTTAAAGCGTTTAACCGACGGATATAGAAGAAATAGGGATTATACCTATATTGGTATGGTTTTAGCCTGGACTTTGAATGTGGTGGATGCGAATGTGAGTGCACATTTGAAAACATTTGATGTGTCGGATGATATCAGTTTAAAGGTGAAACCGACAGTAGATTACCAGCCTTTTTCCCAAAGTTTGGTATCCGGACTCACCTTAACGTTTAATTTTAAATAA
- the dapB gene encoding 4-hydroxy-tetrahydrodipicolinate reductase, whose amino-acid sequence MKIVLIGYGKMGKEIERIALGRGHSIVAKIDVDNQADLQALTSADADVAIEFSNPASAYANILTCINKQIPVVCGTTGWLEKKSEVESLTKEKNSTFFYASNYSIGVNLFFRLNKMLAQLMAPQKEYDIYTNEIHHLEKKDSPSGTAITIAEGIIDAYATKDKWVNNEIPAANEVAIWSQRESIIPGTHTVKYISKVDQIEITHEAFSREGFALGAVIAAEWVQDKKGVLGMDDMLK is encoded by the coding sequence ATGAAGATAGTATTAATCGGTTATGGTAAAATGGGCAAAGAAATCGAACGCATCGCGTTAGGTCGTGGCCATTCTATTGTAGCTAAAATAGATGTTGATAATCAAGCCGATTTGCAGGCCTTAACGTCTGCTGACGCTGATGTGGCGATTGAATTTTCGAATCCAGCGTCTGCTTACGCGAATATATTAACTTGCATAAATAAGCAAATTCCGGTGGTTTGTGGTACGACAGGTTGGTTAGAAAAGAAGTCAGAAGTAGAGAGTTTGACGAAAGAAAAGAATTCGACTTTCTTCTATGCGTCTAATTATTCAATTGGTGTGAACTTGTTTTTTCGTTTGAATAAAATGCTAGCTCAATTGATGGCTCCGCAGAAAGAATACGATATTTATACAAATGAGATTCATCATTTAGAGAAGAAAGATTCTCCGAGTGGCACGGCAATTACGATCGCTGAAGGGATCATAGATGCCTATGCGACCAAAGATAAGTGGGTGAATAATGAGATTCCGGCGGCTAATGAGGTAGCGATTTGGTCACAGCGCGAGTCAATTATCCCGGGCACGCATACGGTAAAGTATATTTCCAAAGTAGATCAGATCGAGATTACCCACGAGGCATTTAGCCGGGAGGGATTTGCCTTAGGCGCTGTGATTGCAGCAGAATGGGTTCAAGATAAAAAAGGAGTCCTTGGTATGGACGATATGTTAAAATAA
- a CDS encoding class I SAM-dependent rRNA methyltransferase — protein sequence MKSTLFIQLKPGKDAPVKRFHPWVFSGAIAKQSPNLQDGDWVTVLSSRDEFLGTGHYHNGSIAVKIISFQEIESKSAFWEKRIQNAWDLRALLPLEKTNAFRLIHGEGDGCPGLIMDLYKDVLVFQAHTIGMHRDRDEIVEAIKKVLGKKIKAIYDKSRETLPTEYAQNCTNGYVFGEVAVPYTVKENGISFSINWITGQKTGFFIDQRENRALLAKYAKGKSVLNTFCYSGGFSLYAIEAGAASVISLDASAKAIDLVNANIELNKMQSLQHEAIVGETLPYLKANEDEFDIIVLDPPAFAKSLNAKHKALQGYQKINELALKKIKKNGLLFTYSCSQVITRDLFYNMLVAAGISVGREIQVIHQMTQSPDHPINLFHPESNYLKGFVLKVL from the coding sequence ATGAAATCCACTCTTTTTATTCAATTGAAGCCGGGGAAAGACGCACCGGTCAAACGTTTTCACCCTTGGGTATTTTCTGGAGCCATTGCGAAGCAAAGCCCTAATCTTCAAGATGGAGACTGGGTTACCGTCCTTAGTTCGAGAGATGAATTCTTAGGAACAGGCCACTATCACAATGGAAGTATCGCGGTTAAAATCATCTCGTTCCAAGAAATTGAATCGAAGAGCGCGTTTTGGGAAAAACGTATACAAAATGCTTGGGATTTACGGGCACTATTGCCTTTGGAAAAAACCAATGCCTTTCGTCTGATTCACGGGGAAGGCGATGGCTGCCCAGGCTTGATTATGGATTTATACAAAGACGTGCTTGTTTTTCAAGCTCATACCATCGGAATGCACCGCGATCGCGATGAAATTGTAGAAGCCATTAAAAAAGTATTAGGTAAGAAAATCAAGGCTATTTATGATAAAAGCAGGGAGACATTGCCTACAGAATATGCACAAAATTGCACAAATGGATACGTATTTGGCGAAGTAGCTGTTCCTTACACAGTCAAAGAAAATGGAATCTCCTTCTCTATCAACTGGATTACCGGCCAAAAAACTGGATTCTTCATCGATCAACGCGAAAACAGAGCTCTTCTAGCGAAATATGCGAAAGGCAAATCGGTACTTAATACCTTCTGTTATTCTGGCGGGTTCTCACTTTATGCCATAGAGGCTGGAGCTGCCTCTGTGATCTCTTTAGATGCCTCTGCTAAAGCCATCGATTTAGTCAACGCTAATATCGAGTTGAACAAGATGCAAAGTTTACAGCACGAAGCTATTGTAGGAGAAACCCTACCCTATTTAAAGGCCAATGAAGATGAATTTGATATTATCGTATTAGATCCACCTGCCTTTGCTAAATCATTGAATGCGAAACACAAAGCACTTCAAGGGTATCAAAAAATCAATGAATTAGCGTTAAAAAAGATCAAGAAAAACGGGTTACTCTTCACCTATTCTTGCTCTCAAGTCATCACGCGCGATTTGTTTTACAATATGCTAGTGGCTGCCGGGATTTCAGTAGGCCGTGAAATTCAAGTGATTCACCAGATGACACAATCGCCTGATCACCCGATCAACCTCTTTCACCCAGAAAGTAATTACTTGAAGGGATTTGTACTAAAAGTATTATAA
- a CDS encoding ParB/RepB/Spo0J family partition protein: MSAKQENAKKRTGLGRGLGALLEDSDGGGLQARHPSDFAGSLEGVNLMDEIALELIETNPFQPREYFASEALQELAESIRVQGIIQPITVRKISAKKYQLISGERRFQASKIAGLKTIPAYVRTADDQQMIEMALIENIQRENLNAIEIALSYKRLMEECNLKQEDLGARVGKNRSTVTNYMRLLKLPPHIQVAIRDNKLSMGHARCLVSLEDTVLQNALFQKAIAEDWSVRRLEDAVRQSGNIDTPISGSTAVKVSAQELQAWQSTLKSFFKAPVALKINEKGEGEIKLSFKTKEELLTILNKVQ; encoded by the coding sequence ATGAGTGCAAAGCAAGAAAACGCAAAGAAGAGAACGGGTTTAGGACGTGGTTTGGGTGCCTTATTAGAGGATTCTGATGGAGGTGGCTTGCAAGCGCGCCATCCATCTGATTTTGCTGGAAGTCTAGAAGGGGTGAACTTAATGGATGAGATTGCCTTAGAATTAATCGAGACTAATCCCTTTCAACCACGGGAATACTTTGCTTCAGAAGCTTTACAAGAATTAGCAGAATCGATTCGTGTCCAGGGTATTATTCAGCCTATTACGGTTCGTAAGATTTCTGCCAAAAAATACCAATTAATCTCCGGCGAACGTCGTTTTCAAGCATCTAAAATAGCTGGATTGAAAACGATTCCTGCATATGTTCGGACGGCTGACGATCAACAAATGATCGAAATGGCGTTGATTGAGAATATTCAACGGGAGAACCTGAATGCTATTGAAATTGCCCTCTCTTACAAGAGATTAATGGAGGAATGCAATTTGAAACAAGAAGATTTAGGTGCTCGTGTAGGGAAAAATCGTTCGACGGTGACGAATTACATGCGTTTGCTGAAATTGCCACCGCATATTCAAGTGGCGATTCGAGATAATAAATTATCGATGGGTCATGCCCGTTGTTTGGTTTCCTTGGAAGATACCGTATTGCAGAATGCCTTATTCCAAAAAGCTATAGCTGAGGATTGGTCTGTTCGACGTTTAGAGGATGCCGTACGCCAATCTGGAAACATAGATACTCCCATCTCTGGCTCAACTGCTGTAAAAGTTTCCGCACAGGAACTTCAAGCATGGCAATCTACTTTGAAATCTTTTTTCAAAGCACCCGTAGCTTTGAAAATCAATGAAAAAGGAGAGGGAGAGATCAAGTTAAGTTTTAAAACGAAAGAAGAGCTTTTAACCATTCTTAACAAAGTTCAATAA